A window of the Pseudoalteromonas sp. A25 genome harbors these coding sequences:
- a CDS encoding SapC family protein codes for MSQEQLLDNITHKEIKILTERSASLGDDVSITRVFPSEFAQLQSDYPIFFKKNAQTGQFEAVVLLGFNEHENLYLTASGWRNEYIPLSILRQPFLIGFVEKQQNGIPVTEPAVHIDMSHPRVNQEQGEALFTSQGGMSDYLQKVNSILLAIHEGHSQSEAFFNTLLELELLESALINVGTQRLSGLYTINEDVLAKLSSGSLSKLHSAGYLQHIYMVLASLGQLKKLVRLKERLEE; via the coding sequence ATGAGTCAAGAGCAATTACTAGATAATATTACACACAAAGAAATAAAGATTCTTACCGAGCGCAGCGCAAGCTTAGGTGATGATGTGAGTATCACTCGCGTATTTCCTTCAGAGTTTGCGCAACTGCAAAGTGACTATCCAATCTTTTTTAAAAAGAATGCCCAAACAGGCCAGTTTGAAGCCGTGGTTTTACTTGGGTTTAATGAGCATGAAAATCTTTATTTAACCGCCAGTGGCTGGCGCAATGAATATATTCCGCTGAGTATCTTACGCCAGCCATTCTTAATAGGATTTGTTGAAAAGCAGCAAAACGGTATTCCTGTGACTGAGCCTGCGGTGCATATCGATATGTCGCATCCTCGCGTAAACCAAGAGCAAGGCGAAGCGTTGTTTACAAGTCAAGGAGGAATGAGCGACTATCTGCAAAAAGTAAATAGTATTTTACTGGCAATTCATGAAGGGCATAGCCAAAGTGAGGCGTTCTTTAACACTTTACTCGAATTAGAGCTTCTAGAGAGTGCTTTGATAAATGTAGGTACACAACGTTTAAGTGGTTTATACACAATTAATGAGGATGTCCTTGCTAAGCTTTCGAGTGGTTCTTTGTCAAAGCTACATAGCGCAGGATATCTTCAGCACATCTATATGGTACTCGCATCTTTAGGGCAGCTGAAAAAGTTAGTTAGATTGAAAGAACGCCTAGAGGAGTAA
- a CDS encoding tryptophan halogenase family protein gives MVHSKQIKRVLIVGGGSAGWLTAGILAAAHKNKLEISLIESANIGTIGVGEGTWPTMRETLRKIGITEGEFIQQCDASFKQGSEFINWASSVDHAYYHPFSLPVGFEQGIDMVTPWLAVHDKVDFAHAVCAQAYWCDESKAPRLPSDIQFGGKGNYGYHLNADKFAKLLKRHCINELGVKLVLDDVHEVISLSDGDIRAVKTLQNVELEADLFIDCTGSRSLLLGKHYGISWLSQKHVLQNDRAIAVQVPHADERAPVASCTKSTGQPHGWIWDIALPTRRGIGYTFASNHCDFDIAKQQLSNYISEQGLEVSKENTFKEIHFNPGYREKFWHNNCLAIGMSAGFLEPLEASALVMIELSASYLSDNFPSTRSLMNVVASRFNAKFNYRWQRIIDFLKLHYVLSTRDDTPYWQQMRSEHIPQSLQELLLLWQYQAPKSTDLDRIDEVFSAASYQYVLYGMGFLPSNYEPTLNQDSASLFKQVTQNAQRGLGVLPTNRDLLTNVAKFGIPTI, from the coding sequence ATGGTTCATTCTAAACAGATTAAACGTGTGCTTATCGTTGGCGGCGGCAGCGCTGGCTGGCTAACAGCTGGGATACTGGCTGCTGCACACAAAAATAAGCTAGAAATTTCACTTATCGAATCAGCAAATATTGGCACTATCGGTGTTGGTGAAGGGACTTGGCCAACAATGCGTGAAACTTTGCGCAAAATAGGGATCACAGAAGGCGAATTTATACAGCAGTGTGACGCATCATTTAAGCAAGGCTCGGAATTTATAAACTGGGCTAGTAGTGTTGATCACGCCTATTATCACCCATTTTCTCTGCCAGTTGGTTTTGAACAAGGCATTGATATGGTTACTCCGTGGTTAGCGGTTCACGACAAAGTTGATTTTGCGCATGCCGTGTGTGCCCAAGCATACTGGTGTGACGAGAGTAAAGCACCACGCTTACCAAGTGATATACAGTTTGGCGGCAAAGGGAATTATGGCTATCACTTGAATGCCGATAAGTTTGCAAAGTTACTTAAACGACACTGTATAAATGAGTTAGGTGTAAAGCTAGTCTTGGACGATGTGCATGAGGTAATCAGTTTAAGTGATGGTGATATTAGAGCAGTTAAAACCTTGCAAAACGTTGAGCTGGAAGCCGATTTGTTTATTGACTGTACTGGCAGTCGCTCTTTGCTGCTTGGGAAACACTATGGGATCTCTTGGCTATCACAAAAACATGTGCTGCAAAACGACAGAGCGATTGCCGTTCAGGTTCCTCACGCAGATGAACGTGCGCCAGTTGCATCGTGCACTAAATCAACTGGCCAACCACACGGTTGGATATGGGACATTGCACTGCCAACAAGAAGGGGCATAGGGTATACATTTGCAAGCAATCACTGCGACTTCGATATAGCAAAGCAGCAATTGAGCAATTATATATCTGAACAAGGCTTGGAGGTATCAAAAGAGAATACCTTTAAAGAAATACACTTTAACCCAGGCTACCGAGAGAAGTTTTGGCATAACAACTGTCTTGCCATTGGTATGTCGGCGGGTTTTCTGGAGCCATTAGAGGCGTCGGCGTTAGTAATGATTGAGCTGAGTGCGTCGTATCTTAGTGATAATTTCCCTAGTACGCGCTCATTAATGAACGTAGTAGCTAGTCGATTTAACGCAAAATTCAATTATCGATGGCAGCGGATCATTGATTTTCTAAAGCTTCACTATGTGCTAAGCACTAGAGATGATACTCCATATTGGCAACAGATGCGTAGTGAACATATCCCACAAAGCCTGCAAGAGCTATTATTGCTGTGGCAGTATCAAGCGCCAAAAAGTACTGATCTTGACAGAATAGACGAGGTGTTTTCTGCTGCTAGTTATCAATATGTCTTATATGGTATGGGGTTCTTGCCATCAAATTATGAGCCTACGCTAAATCAGGACTCTGCGAGTTTGTTTAAGCAAGTCACTCAAAATGCCCAACGAGGGCTTGGGGTTTTACCAACAAACAGAGACCTACTAACAAATGTTGCTAAGTTTGGTATACCCACTATTTAG
- a CDS encoding TonB-dependent receptor, with protein MTTKQFNKSMLATSLSLILAGNFATNAMAQEQQENIEVIEVSGIKGSLIKSMDVKRSATGVVDAITAEDIGKFPDANLAESLQRITGVSIDRSNNEGSKVTVRGMGPEFNLVTLNGRQLPTVAGNSFDGGRSFDFGNIATEGVSAVEIYKTTKADLPSGGIGATVNMITAKPLTSPGLKASLGVKGVLETSNEAGDDITPEVSGIYSNTFNDDKFGVLLSGSYQDRNNREQKAAIDNWIPNVDLSASPNLELTDNNKRADGATWYPQNSGYSINDNERTRVNGQLVLQYAANDDFTATLDYTYSKLDFESNRNAFGVWFNNGGNVKSATINENGTYTDIAEIGGDYATNLSRAEYENENKSLGLNLEWQASDSLKFELDAHDSSATNRGTGLGNDAFLIIGNTSCGFCNDAGEAFGPNTANINVKTNAVSGSGIPLWGFDLVDGQGNPQAELTGADMGSLFGAVTQEDRTNDMTQFQLKGEWVNNQSGFLNKVSFGAARTQMKYQQTNAYSQNLPAGWWTWSAVHFPDDMFNRVALDGLLDGFSNAGARPVNYYLTADFDKVLNLFETIEDTIAPDIYNDGWPEEVNGKFQAGPIDNDSRVKETTTSLYTQASMTFDVAQRPLNVVVGVRYEKTDVESKGLERPAIAMEWVNGNEWEYVYAAEQTFSDGSGETEEFLPSVDIDYELMDDVIARVSYSRSLTRPPIGALGSTRNFIGNPKVGQRKVEVGNPELKPYVADNYDVSLEYYYDQGSYVSVGYFNKKVDNFLVNVTTNESIDGLRDVFIGPRAEEAREQLIAEGIQPSDQAIHDRINANMGVDSGTRIGADETDPLATFAVSKDVNLRASRLYGWELALQHMFGDSGFGVQANATIVNGDVSVNRDITTPQFALLGMSDSANLSAIYDKDGLSVRVSYNWRDEFLSDFDQHSSPAFTEAYSQIDVNVNYQVTEQLTVFFEGLNITEETQRVYVRYPEQFLNGSQYGARYNLGARYTF; from the coding sequence ATGACAACAAAACAATTTAACAAGTCCATGCTGGCAACCAGTTTATCGCTTATTCTAGCGGGCAACTTTGCTACAAATGCAATGGCACAAGAACAACAAGAAAATATCGAAGTTATCGAAGTTTCAGGTATCAAAGGTAGTTTAATTAAATCAATGGACGTGAAGCGAAGCGCTACAGGTGTTGTAGATGCAATTACCGCTGAAGACATTGGTAAATTTCCGGATGCCAACTTAGCTGAATCGTTACAGCGTATTACCGGCGTGTCTATCGATCGCAGTAACAACGAAGGCAGCAAAGTAACTGTGCGCGGTATGGGCCCAGAGTTTAACTTAGTTACGTTGAACGGGCGCCAATTACCCACAGTTGCAGGTAACTCATTTGATGGTGGACGCTCTTTTGACTTTGGTAATATCGCGACTGAAGGTGTAAGCGCGGTAGAAATATATAAAACGACTAAAGCAGACTTACCTAGCGGTGGTATCGGCGCGACTGTAAATATGATTACAGCAAAACCGTTGACCTCTCCTGGGTTAAAGGCATCACTTGGCGTGAAAGGTGTACTGGAAACGTCTAATGAAGCTGGAGACGATATAACACCTGAGGTGTCTGGCATTTATAGCAACACCTTTAATGACGATAAGTTTGGTGTTTTGCTGTCAGGTTCTTACCAAGACAGAAATAACCGCGAACAAAAAGCGGCAATCGATAACTGGATCCCTAATGTCGACTTAAGCGCATCACCAAATCTAGAGTTAACAGACAACAACAAGCGCGCTGACGGAGCGACGTGGTACCCTCAAAACTCTGGCTACTCAATCAACGACAATGAGCGTACTCGTGTAAACGGTCAGCTAGTATTACAATATGCCGCGAACGACGACTTTACTGCAACGCTTGACTATACCTATTCAAAGCTTGACTTTGAGTCTAATCGTAATGCGTTTGGTGTGTGGTTTAACAATGGTGGTAACGTTAAAAGCGCAACGATTAATGAAAACGGTACATACACTGATATTGCCGAAATCGGTGGCGATTATGCAACTAACTTAAGCCGCGCTGAGTATGAAAATGAAAACAAATCGTTAGGTTTAAACTTAGAGTGGCAAGCATCAGATTCTCTAAAATTTGAATTGGATGCACATGATTCGTCTGCAACAAACCGAGGTACGGGACTGGGCAATGATGCGTTTTTGATCATTGGTAACACATCATGTGGTTTTTGTAATGACGCTGGTGAAGCGTTTGGTCCAAACACCGCAAATATTAATGTTAAGACCAATGCTGTAAGTGGCAGCGGTATTCCACTTTGGGGTTTCGACTTAGTCGATGGACAAGGGAACCCTCAAGCCGAGTTAACCGGTGCTGACATGGGTTCGCTATTCGGCGCTGTCACACAAGAAGATAGAACGAATGATATGACCCAGTTCCAACTTAAAGGGGAATGGGTAAACAATCAAAGCGGCTTTTTGAATAAAGTATCGTTTGGTGCTGCTCGCACGCAAATGAAGTATCAGCAAACCAATGCATACTCGCAAAACTTACCAGCGGGATGGTGGACTTGGTCAGCGGTACACTTTCCTGATGATATGTTTAACCGTGTTGCACTTGATGGTTTATTAGATGGCTTTTCAAATGCAGGCGCGAGGCCAGTTAACTATTACTTAACTGCTGATTTTGACAAAGTGCTTAATTTGTTCGAGACCATTGAAGATACCATTGCGCCTGATATTTACAATGATGGTTGGCCAGAAGAAGTAAATGGTAAATTCCAAGCTGGTCCAATTGACAACGACAGTCGCGTAAAAGAAACAACGACTTCTTTGTATACGCAAGCTAGTATGACTTTTGATGTTGCGCAAAGACCATTGAATGTTGTGGTTGGTGTACGTTACGAAAAAACAGACGTTGAATCAAAAGGTCTAGAACGTCCAGCTATTGCCATGGAATGGGTTAATGGAAACGAGTGGGAATATGTGTATGCGGCTGAGCAAACGTTTTCAGATGGCTCTGGTGAAACAGAAGAGTTCTTACCAAGCGTTGATATAGATTACGAATTAATGGACGATGTTATCGCGCGTGTGTCTTACTCTCGCTCTTTAACGCGCCCACCAATTGGCGCATTGGGTTCAACCAGAAACTTCATTGGTAATCCTAAAGTTGGGCAACGTAAAGTAGAAGTGGGTAACCCAGAGTTAAAACCATATGTTGCTGATAACTACGATGTATCTTTAGAGTATTACTATGACCAAGGTAGCTATGTTTCAGTCGGTTACTTTAATAAGAAGGTAGATAACTTCTTAGTAAATGTAACGACTAATGAATCTATTGATGGGTTACGAGATGTATTTATTGGTCCAAGAGCAGAAGAAGCGCGTGAGCAATTAATTGCAGAGGGTATTCAGCCTTCAGATCAAGCAATTCATGACCGTATTAATGCCAATATGGGCGTTGACTCTGGTACACGCATTGGCGCTGATGAAACGGATCCGCTCGCGACGTTTGCAGTATCAAAAGATGTTAACCTAAGAGCATCGCGTTTATATGGTTGGGAGTTGGCGCTTCAGCATATGTTTGGCGACAGCGGGTTTGGTGTACAAGCAAACGCGACTATCGTGAACGGCGACGTAAGCGTTAACCGTGACATTACCACACCACAGTTTGCACTGTTAGGTATGAGTGACTCTGCTAACTTGTCGGCAATTTACGACAAAGATGGCTTATCAGTGAGGGTTTCATATAACTGGCGTGATGAGTTCTTATCTGACTTTGATCAACATTCGTCACCTGCGTTTACAGAAGCTTATTCGCAAATTGATGTAAATGTGAATTATCAAGTAACAGAGCAGCTTACAGTTTTCTTCGAAGGACTTAATATCACTGAAGAAACGCAGCGAGTGTATGTTCGATACCCAGAGCAGTTCCTAAATGGGTCTCAATATGGTGCCCGTTACAATTTAGGTGCACGTTATACTTTCTAA
- a CDS encoding LacI family DNA-binding transcriptional regulator, protein MATIYQVSELAGVSLATVSRVMNNNAKVSDKTKQKVLDAMAELGYQPNSIAQSLASNRSNSVGVLVSELHGPFFGDMMSAIEDTLRLEGKHTIITSGHSDEQREKESIEFLIGRKCDALILHAESVSDEYLVELEARGIEFALMNRYIESLASRCICLDNRQGGYLATRHLLELGHRQLAYISGPMWKQDAQARLVGHKQALQEHKIAFTQAQLFEGDYRQESGGKGLDYFLNRGQKFTAIVCANDEMASGVMSRARELGIGIPSELSVVGFDNIIYASYLYPTLTTIDYPIYDMGKMAANLILKTVYSKKDVSVKPIFVPKLKARGSSIQRV, encoded by the coding sequence ATGGCCACCATTTACCAAGTGTCTGAGCTTGCTGGAGTATCGCTGGCGACGGTCTCTCGAGTAATGAACAATAATGCAAAAGTCAGTGATAAGACCAAGCAAAAAGTGCTAGATGCCATGGCCGAGTTGGGTTATCAGCCCAATTCGATTGCTCAGTCGCTGGCCTCGAATCGTTCAAACAGTGTTGGCGTTTTGGTTTCTGAACTCCATGGTCCATTTTTTGGAGACATGATGAGTGCGATTGAAGACACGCTTAGGCTCGAAGGTAAGCATACCATTATCACGTCGGGGCATTCAGACGAACAAAGAGAAAAAGAGAGTATTGAGTTTTTAATTGGTCGTAAATGTGATGCACTGATTTTACATGCAGAGTCTGTTAGCGATGAGTATTTAGTCGAGCTTGAGGCCCGCGGGATTGAGTTTGCTTTAATGAATCGATACATCGAAAGCTTAGCGTCAAGGTGTATCTGTCTTGACAATCGCCAAGGCGGTTACTTAGCTACACGGCATCTATTAGAATTGGGGCATCGCCAATTGGCGTATATCTCAGGACCAATGTGGAAGCAAGATGCACAAGCGCGATTAGTGGGTCATAAACAGGCGCTACAAGAGCACAAGATAGCCTTTACGCAAGCTCAGTTATTTGAAGGTGATTATAGGCAAGAATCCGGTGGTAAAGGGTTAGACTATTTTTTAAATCGAGGTCAAAAATTTACAGCGATAGTGTGTGCTAATGATGAAATGGCCTCTGGTGTGATGAGTAGAGCGAGAGAGCTGGGTATAGGAATACCGAGTGAGTTATCGGTCGTTGGCTTTGATAACATTATTTACGCAAGTTACCTTTATCCTACATTAACGACAATTGATTATCCTATCTACGATATGGGCAAGATGGCGGCAAATTTAATACTTAAAACGGTATACAGTAAAAAAGATGTGTCGGTTAAACCTATATTTGTACCAAAACTAAAGGCCAGAGGTTCGAGTATTCAAAGAGTGTAA
- a CDS encoding glycoside-pentoside-hexuronide (GPH):cation symporter codes for MLTKTEKIAYGLGDTASNLIFQTVMMFLLLFYTDVMGIEPALVGTLFLVVRIFDAVTDPLMGAIADRTHTKYGQYRPYLLWLCVPFALISVLAFTTPQWSYNFKVAYAFVTYALLMLVYTAINIPYSALGGVMTSDPQQRVSLQSYRFVFGMLGGLIIAAGTMPLVELLGQGNVQTGYQLTMAVMGLLGLILFVLCFLGTKERVEHEVEKSAPPISSDLKLLFKNSQWRILSLVGLSLLTGQVLKASLAVYYVKYYLELPQLLSQFVTVGMIASILGCACSSWLARKVCKVKAYIALQVIAALLCGLAYFVNQSQWQMAFILFALWSFFLQMATPLLWAMMADTIDYGHLKTNRRVTGMVYSSVVFFIKMGIALGGAIAGWLLSYFGYQADMAQSAHTQQGIALSFSIIPAFGSLIVAYLMRHYILDTQTMSSIQDELSELKQQHS; via the coding sequence ATGCTGACAAAAACAGAAAAAATAGCATATGGGTTAGGGGACACAGCTAGTAATTTGATTTTCCAAACAGTGATGATGTTTTTACTGTTGTTTTATACTGATGTGATGGGAATTGAGCCTGCGCTGGTAGGCACATTATTCTTGGTTGTGCGCATATTTGATGCGGTGACCGACCCCCTTATGGGCGCGATTGCCGATAGAACACATACTAAATACGGGCAATATCGCCCGTATCTATTATGGTTATGTGTACCATTTGCGCTTATTAGTGTACTCGCGTTTACCACACCACAGTGGTCATACAATTTCAAAGTGGCATATGCCTTCGTTACCTATGCACTGCTGATGTTGGTGTATACGGCAATCAATATTCCTTATTCTGCGCTCGGTGGGGTAATGACGTCTGATCCACAGCAGCGGGTATCTTTGCAGTCATACCGCTTTGTGTTTGGCATGCTCGGTGGGCTTATAATTGCAGCGGGAACAATGCCGTTAGTCGAGTTACTCGGTCAAGGTAATGTTCAAACCGGTTATCAGCTGACCATGGCTGTGATGGGGCTACTTGGCCTTATCTTGTTTGTATTATGTTTTTTGGGTACTAAGGAGCGTGTTGAACACGAAGTAGAGAAATCTGCACCGCCTATTTCTAGTGATCTCAAATTGCTGTTTAAAAACTCCCAGTGGCGTATTTTATCATTAGTGGGATTGAGTTTACTGACAGGGCAAGTATTAAAGGCATCTTTGGCTGTTTATTATGTAAAGTACTACTTAGAATTACCGCAACTGCTCAGTCAGTTTGTCACTGTTGGCATGATTGCAAGTATACTTGGGTGCGCATGTTCTAGTTGGCTTGCGCGCAAAGTATGTAAGGTTAAAGCCTATATCGCCTTGCAAGTTATCGCGGCGCTCTTATGTGGTTTAGCCTACTTTGTAAATCAAAGTCAGTGGCAGATGGCATTCATATTGTTTGCGCTTTGGAGTTTTTTCTTACAGATGGCAACCCCTTTGTTATGGGCAATGATGGCTGACACAATTGATTATGGACATTTGAAAACGAATCGACGAGTGACAGGCATGGTTTACTCCTCGGTTGTGTTCTTTATCAAGATGGGTATTGCACTTGGCGGTGCAATTGCCGGGTGGCTATTAAGCTATTTTGGTTATCAAGCGGATATGGCACAATCAGCCCATACGCAACAGGGGATCGCACTAAGTTTTAGTATTATTCCTGCGTTTGGCTCACTGATCGTTGCCTATCTAATGCGTCATTACATACTAGATACGCAAACTATGTCATCAATACAAGATGAGCTTAGCGAGCTAAAGCAGCAACATAGTTAA
- a CDS encoding GH1 family beta-glucosidase encodes MNSLNLSKMSPLNDPSFIFGVATSSFQIEGARESRQDTIWDTFCATKGNIADASNGDVACEHVKFWQQDLEMIAELGVDAYRFSIAWARVINQDGSKNKAGLAFYQKLLDKLDELNIKAFITLYHWDLPQHLEDAGGWLNRNTAKAFADYVDIVSKEFGEQVFSYATLNEPWCSAYLGYEVGIHAPGLKGKQHGKQAAHNLLLAHGLAMQVLRKNAPSSKSGVVLNFSPSYAASAKEEDIAAAKLADEHFNQWYLRPLIEGRYPDIIKCMPQEQRPIIEAGDMSIISQPLDFLGINYYSRAVYQSCEQDGFKVCPPQTMNLTDMGWEVYPHGLLKLLTDLNKRYTLPDIYITENGAAIDDKLIDGQVVDIERISYLHSHLNAVEQAMTSGVKIKGYFAWSLMDNFEWAEGYKKRFGIVHVNYQTQQRTLKQSALAYRDMLLARNK; translated from the coding sequence ATGAACTCATTGAACTTGTCTAAAATGTCGCCGTTGAATGATCCGTCATTTATTTTTGGTGTTGCCACTTCTTCATTTCAAATTGAAGGGGCGAGGGAGTCTAGGCAAGACACAATCTGGGACACCTTTTGCGCAACCAAAGGCAATATAGCAGACGCTTCTAACGGCGATGTAGCATGCGAGCATGTTAAGTTCTGGCAACAAGATCTTGAAATGATTGCTGAGTTAGGCGTTGATGCCTATCGGTTTTCGATTGCGTGGGCAAGAGTCATTAATCAAGACGGTTCAAAAAATAAAGCGGGTTTGGCATTTTATCAAAAGCTGTTAGATAAGTTAGATGAGCTAAATATCAAGGCATTTATTACCCTATATCACTGGGACTTACCCCAGCATTTAGAAGATGCTGGTGGCTGGCTAAATCGAAATACAGCTAAAGCATTCGCCGATTACGTTGATATTGTGTCAAAAGAGTTTGGCGAACAAGTTTTTTCATACGCCACACTAAATGAGCCATGGTGCAGTGCTTACCTTGGTTACGAAGTAGGAATTCACGCGCCAGGACTTAAAGGCAAGCAGCATGGTAAGCAAGCTGCGCATAATTTATTACTTGCACACGGGCTGGCAATGCAAGTGCTTAGAAAAAATGCGCCCAGCAGTAAAAGTGGCGTTGTGTTGAACTTCAGCCCAAGTTATGCCGCGAGTGCCAAAGAAGAGGATATTGCAGCAGCAAAACTAGCTGATGAGCATTTCAATCAGTGGTATTTAAGGCCACTAATAGAAGGTCGTTATCCAGATATCATTAAGTGTATGCCACAAGAGCAAAGACCAATTATAGAAGCAGGTGATATGTCTATCATCAGTCAACCTTTAGACTTCTTAGGTATTAATTACTACAGCAGAGCTGTCTACCAAAGCTGCGAGCAAGATGGGTTTAAGGTGTGTCCGCCACAAACCATGAACTTAACCGATATGGGATGGGAAGTGTATCCGCACGGTCTATTAAAATTATTAACAGACCTCAATAAGCGCTACACTTTACCTGACATCTACATTACAGAAAATGGTGCAGCAATTGATGATAAACTCATAGACGGCCAAGTTGTTGATATAGAGCGAATCAGCTACCTACACAGCCATCTTAATGCTGTTGAGCAGGCAATGACCTCAGGCGTTAAAATAAAGGGATACTTTGCATGGAGCTTAATGGATAACTTTGAGTGGGCAGAAGGTTATAAAAAACGCTTTGGTATTGTTCACGTAAATTATCAAACTCAACAAAGAACGTTGAAACAAAGTGCGCTTGCTTATCGAGATATGCTTTTAGCGCGAAATAAATAG
- a CDS encoding sugar MFS transporter, which produces MAGSPTVMPPQGKAEQYTGTNHMFALSALTTLFFMWGFITCLNDILIPYLKAMFSLSYTQAMLIQFCFFGAYFVVSLPAGKLVAKLGFQRGIVTGLLIAALGCALFYPAAAFGQYSLFLGALFVLASGITILQVSANPFVSILGDPKTASSRLTMTQAFNSLGTTVAPAFGSMLILSAGVASQDGSEVQFSYLLLAGMLLALALVFALIKLPKIEQQQQQSATTSRFAILHHKHLSLGAVALFLYVGGEVAIGSFLINYIGLENIAGLEEAQAAHLIAYYWGGAMVGRFIGAAVMQKVNAAKVLVFNALMGSLLVILAIMTDGALAMWSLLLVGLCNSIMFPTIFSLAINSLKSQTAQGSGLLCLAIVGGAIVPLLQGMLADSIGLQASFVLPLLCFIYIAYYGFAGTTPKKFKRFDIQPEKL; this is translated from the coding sequence ATGGCAGGGTCACCAACGGTAATGCCACCACAAGGCAAAGCCGAACAATATACCGGCACAAATCATATGTTTGCACTAAGTGCACTCACAACATTATTTTTTATGTGGGGCTTTATAACCTGCTTAAACGATATTTTGATTCCTTACTTAAAAGCAATGTTCTCGTTGAGTTACACGCAAGCGATGTTAATTCAATTTTGCTTTTTTGGGGCATATTTTGTGGTATCCCTACCAGCGGGTAAGCTTGTCGCAAAACTTGGCTTTCAACGAGGTATCGTTACAGGTCTATTAATCGCAGCGCTTGGTTGTGCACTTTTCTACCCTGCTGCAGCTTTTGGACAATATAGCTTGTTTCTTGGCGCATTATTTGTTCTGGCCAGTGGTATTACGATACTGCAAGTTTCTGCAAATCCATTCGTGAGTATATTGGGCGACCCTAAAACAGCATCATCGCGTTTGACAATGACCCAAGCGTTTAACTCCTTAGGGACCACAGTCGCACCTGCTTTCGGCAGCATGCTAATTTTATCGGCGGGTGTCGCCAGTCAAGATGGCAGTGAAGTTCAGTTTTCTTATTTATTATTAGCTGGCATGTTATTAGCGCTAGCACTGGTGTTCGCTCTGATCAAATTACCTAAAATTGAGCAACAGCAACAACAGAGTGCGACGACAAGTCGCTTCGCAATTTTACATCACAAGCATTTAAGCTTAGGTGCCGTCGCATTGTTCTTATACGTAGGTGGTGAGGTTGCAATAGGTAGCTTTTTAATTAACTACATTGGTCTAGAGAACATAGCTGGTTTAGAAGAGGCGCAAGCGGCTCATTTAATTGCCTACTATTGGGGAGGCGCAATGGTTGGGCGCTTCATAGGCGCTGCAGTGATGCAAAAAGTTAATGCCGCTAAGGTGCTTGTATTTAACGCCTTGATGGGGTCGCTACTGGTTATTTTAGCGATTATGACAGATGGCGCATTAGCAATGTGGTCTTTACTACTCGTTGGCTTATGCAACTCGATTATGTTTCCCACTATTTTTAGTTTAGCGATTAACTCATTAAAATCTCAAACAGCCCAAGGTTCAGGTTTGTTATGCCTTGCAATCGTAGGTGGTGCGATAGTCCCCCTACTTCAAGGCATGCTCGCAGATAGCATTGGCCTACAGGCTTCCTTTGTGTTGCCTTTATTATGCTTTATTTATATCGCTTACTACGGCTTCGCTGGCACAACGCCTAAAAAATTCAAACGCTTTGACATTCAACCGGAAAAATTATGA